In Natrinema pellirubrum DSM 15624, the following proteins share a genomic window:
- a CDS encoding glycosyltransferase family 2 protein, translated as MTAVDPHDGAGRGTPAAPDRPVEELVVTPADDVSPTLSIVLPTKNEAAGINECLDRIERAITTLGVPTEIIVSDSSTDRTPEIARARGATVVVSDRPGYGAAYRRAFEVARGEFIVMGDADTTYDFAAIPHLVEHLVATDADLVLGSRLAGEIEPGAMPWLHRYIGNPLLTRFLNTFYGTEVSDAHSGFRVVTRAALETLELETDGMEFASEMIMKAGARGLAIEEVPITYHEREGEATLESFRDGWRHVRFMLTNAPGYLFSVPGLGLGILGLIFMGLVAAGAPVGGITLGVRSMIAGGVLVLVGYQIMSFAVFSTVATDPIQQPSDPLTRWLNRALTIRRGGAGGCVVFAGGSLYALALLHRWLTAGYAALPVVTSDIAALVAIALGVQTVFTSFLAEMLREYRPARTRAGAQSATETDGHDPAAGD; from the coding sequence ATGACGGCGGTCGATCCCCATGACGGGGCCGGGCGCGGCACCCCGGCGGCGCCCGACCGGCCAGTCGAGGAACTCGTCGTCACACCGGCCGATGACGTTTCGCCCACGTTGTCGATCGTCCTGCCGACGAAAAACGAGGCAGCGGGGATCAACGAGTGTCTCGACCGGATCGAACGGGCGATCACTACCCTCGGTGTTCCGACGGAGATCATCGTCAGCGACAGTTCAACCGATCGAACGCCGGAGATTGCCCGTGCCCGCGGCGCGACCGTCGTCGTGTCGGACCGCCCGGGCTATGGCGCCGCGTACCGGCGTGCGTTCGAGGTCGCCCGCGGTGAGTTCATCGTGATGGGAGATGCGGATACGACCTATGACTTCGCCGCCATCCCACACCTCGTCGAACACCTCGTCGCGACCGACGCCGATCTGGTCCTGGGGAGTCGCCTCGCGGGGGAGATCGAGCCGGGCGCGATGCCCTGGCTCCACCGGTATATCGGCAACCCACTGCTCACACGGTTTCTCAATACGTTCTACGGTACCGAGGTGAGCGATGCTCACAGCGGCTTTCGGGTGGTTACGCGCGCTGCGTTGGAGACGCTCGAGTTAGAGACCGATGGGATGGAGTTCGCCAGCGAGATGATTATGAAAGCCGGTGCCCGCGGGCTGGCGATCGAGGAGGTCCCGATCACGTACCACGAACGCGAGGGGGAGGCCACCCTCGAGAGTTTCCGGGACGGCTGGCGCCACGTCCGGTTCATGCTCACCAACGCCCCGGGCTATCTGTTCTCGGTCCCAGGCCTCGGCCTGGGCATACTCGGACTGATCTTCATGGGCCTCGTGGCGGCTGGTGCTCCTGTCGGTGGCATCACCCTCGGCGTGCGGTCGATGATCGCTGGCGGCGTACTCGTCCTCGTCGGCTATCAGATCATGAGTTTCGCCGTCTTCTCGACCGTGGCGACGGATCCGATCCAGCAGCCGTCGGATCCGCTCACGAGGTGGCTGAATCGGGCCCTCACGATCAGGCGTGGGGGTGCCGGCGGCTGCGTAGTGTTCGCGGGCGGAAGCCTCTATGCGCTGGCCCTGCTCCACAGGTGGTTGACGGCCGGCTACGCGGCACTACCGGTCGTCACCAGCGATATTGCCGCGCTCGTCGCCATCGCGCTCGGCGTTCAGACGGTGTTCACCTCGTTTCTGGCCGAGATGCTGCGAGAGTACCGGCCCGCCCGCACGCGGGCCGGCGCCCAATCGGCCACGGAGACAGACGGCCACGACCCGGCGGCAGGCGATTAA